The proteins below are encoded in one region of Stieleria sp. JC731:
- a CDS encoding non-ribosomal peptide synthetase produces MVERLDELSGSEKRELLERLLKEKAARAALAAAPKQFPQSIGQQGLWFAFRRNPSSTESNVFFPSRFRSKIDLGLLRQSIEAMVNRHDAFRTVFDEDESGLPVQRILEQQIADFRIIETPHAGESELKQLMLGECQSPFDLTTGPLLRIRCYRISDDDVVVLAVTHHIIVDFWSLVVMLSDAASHYSSIARGKTPDLAPVQSNYHEFVRQQSDWMKTSAAQESLAYWESALSESSPLLRLPIDFERPPEASHRAGVVPVKFSKHLTGRVHQLARQFGVTENSIVLSLVQVLVAKFSGQDQFAIGMPFSGRFNRQFESTIGFFVNMLPIPADLGDNPTFESLAKSVGRSLIDALAHERLPFSEIVRHVAKSRDNSHHPLFQVSCTFEKSHVKSEQGRAGFLIGGDARSGMFAGLRQEAFPIDFPTCLYDLEFVFEFDQDHLQGMICYAADLFDPATIASMASTLETLAVELLERPTVAVKGLALGSKHRPTIPCESGSQQTVCELLSESDHPIIDRAKRFGAELVRIGVRPDEVVPVVLPRGEDAWVAIIGLMYSGAVPVPLDDAQPAVQASVLCDDASIRFVIANSESSWADAADLRRIDPTDLGKSAADLEGQFELPEVVPGQAAYVIYTSGSTGKPKGVVVAHSAICNTLRWRQKDVCLQNEDRVLVLLSHQFDAAMGIVLSSIHQGATLEFLPGEGPIDLDRLMDFSIRQQVSVLPAVPSLQAAVADHSRASELVSLRQIWCGGETLTHDVLGKIRRHFAGELWNFYGPTEAAVEATAVSIDRAVDRRRPIPIGRPIDGVGVDIVDEGCAVLPTGAIGQIAISGNGLASGYLNRPSLTEQAFVRLSKINDATGHETRFYLTGDRGRKLPDGSIEFLGRLDNQVKISGYRIEIEEVERFIDALPGVNRSALIVDDNNGRVKKLVAFVELDPSADLQTVKDAVHAGLPAYKRPSAFVQIERLPVGTSGKVLRNQLVYEESDLDDQESTLPETALERFLVEAFCESLPCSTIGLDQNFFESGGASLDAAMLASRLSRDLSINVSSSLLFEQSDVRSIATQLSRLYPDVIRDRFDSHSVEAALRGDSDNASDSLVVPMKSGGSRPPIFMIHPPGGIVLCYRELAKELDSEQPLYAIRSRGLFGEEPLPETIQCLASDYAQEIVHFCGENHVAREGVTVGGWSLGGVMAYEVARQLIADGIRVNQIVLLDSTVPERCDPDGPPAGKEYGLELSLDDLAALAPEEQLPYLYDHAKRLGVLDESEPEAVVQKIIEDLQRLFAHHVQICQQTLLEPVDVPLLLFRPSESPAETDARKDRGWGRWARDVQVETVSGHHHSMVSQPGASEIAKRLTDLKSQSAKPEAG; encoded by the coding sequence GTGGTTGAACGACTCGATGAACTATCGGGATCTGAAAAGCGTGAATTGCTGGAGCGTTTGCTAAAAGAGAAAGCCGCGCGGGCTGCCTTGGCGGCAGCGCCAAAACAGTTCCCGCAATCGATCGGGCAACAAGGGCTGTGGTTCGCTTTCCGACGCAATCCTAGTTCGACTGAATCAAACGTTTTCTTTCCGTCACGTTTTCGTTCGAAAATCGACTTGGGTTTGCTTCGTCAATCGATCGAAGCAATGGTGAATCGTCACGACGCGTTTCGGACGGTTTTTGATGAAGACGAAAGTGGGCTGCCAGTTCAGCGTATTCTTGAGCAACAGATCGCAGACTTTCGAATCATTGAAACACCGCATGCTGGCGAAAGCGAATTGAAGCAGTTGATGCTTGGTGAATGCCAAAGCCCATTTGATTTAACAACTGGGCCGCTCCTGCGGATAAGATGCTACCGGATTAGCGACGATGATGTCGTCGTTCTAGCTGTCACACATCACATCATTGTCGACTTTTGGTCTCTAGTCGTGATGCTTTCCGACGCCGCATCACACTACTCGTCGATTGCACGTGGAAAGACGCCGGACCTCGCGCCGGTTCAGAGCAACTACCATGAATTTGTTCGGCAGCAGTCCGATTGGATGAAAACATCGGCAGCGCAAGAAAGCCTCGCCTACTGGGAATCTGCGTTGTCGGAGTCGAGTCCGTTGCTGCGTCTGCCGATCGACTTCGAACGGCCACCGGAGGCCAGTCATCGTGCGGGCGTCGTTCCGGTTAAGTTCTCAAAGCATTTGACCGGACGAGTGCATCAGCTTGCGCGACAGTTCGGTGTGACCGAAAACTCAATCGTGCTCTCCTTGGTGCAGGTGCTTGTCGCGAAGTTCTCCGGGCAGGATCAGTTTGCGATCGGGATGCCGTTTTCGGGAAGGTTCAATCGGCAATTCGAATCTACCATCGGTTTTTTCGTCAACATGCTGCCGATTCCCGCTGACTTGGGAGACAACCCGACATTCGAGTCGTTGGCCAAGTCTGTCGGCAGGTCGTTGATCGATGCTCTTGCACATGAACGTCTGCCGTTTTCGGAAATCGTTCGGCATGTCGCGAAATCGCGAGACAATAGTCATCATCCGCTGTTTCAAGTCTCTTGCACGTTTGAAAAGTCGCATGTGAAAAGCGAACAGGGACGTGCTGGATTTTTGATTGGGGGCGATGCCCGATCCGGGATGTTCGCCGGGTTGCGACAGGAAGCCTTTCCAATTGATTTTCCAACGTGTTTGTATGATTTGGAGTTCGTTTTCGAATTTGATCAGGACCATCTACAGGGGATGATCTGCTACGCAGCGGACCTCTTTGACCCTGCAACGATTGCGTCGATGGCATCGACGCTTGAAACGTTGGCTGTTGAATTACTCGAACGCCCAACCGTTGCAGTGAAAGGTTTGGCACTTGGTTCCAAGCACAGGCCCACCATTCCATGTGAAAGCGGATCTCAACAAACCGTGTGTGAGCTGCTTAGTGAAAGCGATCATCCGATCATCGATCGGGCAAAACGATTTGGTGCCGAATTGGTTCGGATCGGTGTACGGCCCGACGAGGTCGTTCCAGTCGTTCTACCGCGAGGCGAAGATGCTTGGGTTGCGATCATCGGTTTGATGTATTCCGGAGCGGTCCCAGTGCCCTTGGATGATGCGCAACCTGCTGTTCAAGCGAGTGTGCTTTGTGATGATGCGTCAATTCGTTTTGTGATCGCAAACTCCGAATCTTCATGGGCGGATGCAGCCGACTTGCGGCGAATCGATCCAACGGACTTGGGAAAATCCGCTGCAGACCTTGAGGGTCAATTTGAACTACCCGAGGTCGTGCCAGGCCAAGCCGCCTACGTGATCTATACGTCAGGTTCGACCGGAAAACCGAAAGGCGTTGTTGTCGCGCATTCGGCCATTTGCAACACACTTCGTTGGCGTCAAAAAGATGTTTGTCTGCAAAATGAAGACCGAGTGTTGGTGTTGCTTTCACACCAATTTGATGCAGCAATGGGAATCGTCTTGTCGTCGATTCATCAGGGGGCAACGTTGGAGTTTCTTCCTGGTGAGGGGCCAATCGACCTAGATCGGCTAATGGACTTTTCTATTCGCCAACAAGTCAGTGTTCTCCCGGCTGTTCCCAGTCTGCAAGCTGCAGTCGCGGACCATTCCCGTGCTTCGGAACTCGTTTCCCTTCGACAAATTTGGTGCGGAGGGGAGACGCTGACACATGACGTGCTCGGCAAGATTCGCCGTCACTTTGCGGGAGAGTTGTGGAACTTCTATGGTCCGACCGAAGCGGCGGTTGAGGCGACGGCAGTTTCTATTGATCGTGCGGTGGATCGTCGACGCCCCATTCCGATCGGGCGACCGATTGACGGTGTTGGTGTTGATATTGTCGATGAAGGTTGTGCTGTTTTGCCCACAGGGGCGATTGGCCAAATCGCGATCTCTGGAAACGGACTTGCGTCGGGTTATCTCAATCGACCGAGCTTGACCGAACAAGCTTTTGTTCGGTTGTCGAAAATTAATGACGCAACCGGCCACGAAACACGGTTTTATCTGACTGGGGATCGGGGAAGGAAGCTGCCTGACGGTTCGATCGAATTCCTCGGACGGTTAGACAACCAAGTTAAAATATCTGGCTACCGTATCGAGATTGAAGAGGTCGAGCGTTTCATTGATGCGCTTCCCGGTGTCAATCGTTCCGCACTGATCGTGGACGACAATAATGGCCGCGTGAAGAAGCTGGTCGCGTTTGTCGAACTTGATCCTTCGGCGGATCTGCAAACAGTTAAAGACGCCGTACATGCGGGGTTACCAGCCTACAAGCGTCCATCCGCATTCGTGCAGATCGAACGTCTGCCGGTCGGAACAAGTGGAAAGGTCCTGCGAAACCAATTGGTCTACGAAGAGTCCGACCTTGATGACCAAGAAAGCACGCTTCCGGAAACGGCACTAGAGCGTTTTCTTGTGGAGGCATTCTGCGAGTCATTGCCATGTTCGACGATTGGACTGGATCAAAACTTTTTCGAATCCGGAGGTGCGTCACTTGATGCGGCGATGTTAGCAAGTCGACTCAGTCGCGACCTATCGATCAACGTTTCAAGCTCACTGTTGTTTGAGCAGTCAGACGTCCGGTCGATTGCGACACAGCTGTCTCGATTGTATCCAGATGTCATTCGAGATCGGTTTGATAGTCACTCGGTCGAAGCTGCACTGCGTGGCGATTCTGATAACGCGTCGGATTCTCTTGTCGTTCCGATGAAGTCCGGTGGAAGTCGGCCGCCGATTTTTATGATCCATCCTCCCGGCGGTATCGTGTTGTGCTATCGCGAGCTGGCCAAAGAGCTTGATTCAGAACAGCCGCTCTATGCAATTCGATCTCGAGGCTTATTCGGCGAAGAGCCTCTTCCCGAAACCATTCAGTGTCTCGCCTCGGATTATGCTCAAGAAATTGTTCACTTCTGTGGCGAGAATCATGTCGCACGGGAAGGCGTTACCGTTGGCGGTTGGTCGCTCGGTGGCGTGATGGCTTATGAAGTTGCTCGACAATTGATCGCCGATGGGATACGGGTGAATCAAATCGTGTTGCTTGACAGTACGGTACCGGAACGTTGCGATCCGGATGGCCCGCCGGCCGGAAAGGAGTACGGGCTCGAACTCTCACTGGACGACCTTGCTGCGTTGGCACCTGAAGAGCAACTGCCGTATCTCTACGATCATGCGAAGCGTCTTGGAGTGCTCGATGAATCTGAGCCTGAAGCTGTCGTACAGAAAATCATCGAGGATTTGCAGCGACTGTTCGCCCATCACGTACAAATCTGTCAGCAGACTTTGTTGGAGCCGGTCGACGTACCCTTGCTGCTATTTCGGCCTTCTGAATCGCCGGCCGAAACGGATGCACGAAAGGATCGAGGCTGGGGGCGTTGGGCTAGGGATGTCCAAGTGGAAACTGTTAGCGGGCACCACCACAGTATGGTGTCGCAGCCCGGAGCGTCCGAAATTGCAAAACGATTGACAGATCTGAAATCCCAGTCCGCGAAGCCGGAGGCAGGCTAA
- a CDS encoding agmatine deiminase family protein has product MAFLSYALFSNSTSLKQTTQQLDVSEQQLTEVKEQLQSVERQLREANQQLSETDDISLNHITKLFSSQGNLFQILAKQSSPRPEWAYLLREIRRSLLQFVEIKRNRQELPYHFARAHLYLGQVELLRGANDAAMRSIQLSVRLASVLADPNLHATALNSLGCAQTILGDYEAAKVAFDSAIETYPSSHGPTTPLAISLCNLGQIERKLNPSSDAGMMHVRRAVELLRINSKSQTLGITAEMLQDFRMILAEFEWKNGNFEEAIALIESTRQNLNRLLSQLDNQAVNKHVVARNRFIAAIEYTKRNQHELESLAVVDKQTSTETDGRDPIHYHSDRWQWRRLVDNTTDMVSPDLSTSGMMVGEFEHQNGFAIGWGMFDWTHPAAVSLVGHLAERSQLVVVTDNAYSLDDARSTFQRAGISTESVRFQMSDCESPWFRDDGPIIARTKSGDPLWFDSRLTRDKRDDRLVLDALPQEIRRDWQTRVADVPIHVEGGMILSNGQGLVVASKAILENNLEYGFTQQAITDQLRRMTGAKDIAFVDWMIGEKTKHVDIFLTFVDASTVVVGQYDDASNPNAGLLDQIAKQLSHFSVDEKPLHVVRIPMPSTSGQCFPTYTNVVFANGLLLVPSYPDLAKEEQDRAESIYRALLPDWDVAFVDSTQLCPNGGALHCLVSNLGNAKFTPMPTVNN; this is encoded by the coding sequence ATGGCGTTTTTGTCCTATGCGCTTTTCAGCAATTCGACTTCGCTTAAACAGACAACACAGCAACTTGATGTTTCAGAGCAGCAACTGACAGAGGTCAAAGAACAACTGCAAAGCGTTGAAAGGCAACTTCGTGAGGCCAATCAACAACTGTCAGAAACTGACGACATTTCCCTGAACCACATCACGAAACTCTTTTCCAGCCAGGGGAATCTCTTCCAAATCCTGGCAAAACAATCGTCACCTCGCCCGGAATGGGCTTATCTGCTTCGCGAAATCCGACGTTCGCTTTTGCAATTCGTCGAGATTAAACGCAACCGTCAAGAACTGCCTTATCACTTCGCCAGAGCACATCTCTACCTGGGGCAGGTCGAATTGTTGCGTGGTGCGAATGATGCCGCGATGCGTTCCATACAGCTTTCCGTTCGCCTCGCGTCGGTTCTCGCTGATCCCAACTTGCACGCAACCGCTCTCAATTCACTCGGATGTGCACAGACAATCCTTGGTGACTACGAAGCAGCAAAAGTTGCGTTTGATTCGGCGATTGAGACCTACCCAAGCTCGCACGGTCCTACGACACCACTTGCGATTAGCTTGTGCAACCTAGGGCAAATCGAAAGAAAACTGAATCCGTCGTCTGACGCGGGAATGATGCATGTGCGTCGTGCGGTTGAACTCCTGCGTATCAATAGCAAAAGTCAGACTCTAGGAATCACTGCAGAAATGCTGCAGGACTTCCGGATGATTCTTGCGGAATTCGAATGGAAAAATGGCAACTTCGAAGAAGCGATCGCACTGATTGAGTCCACTCGGCAGAATCTGAACAGGCTTCTTTCTCAGCTTGACAACCAAGCCGTCAACAAACATGTCGTTGCGAGAAACCGATTCATTGCGGCGATCGAATACACCAAGCGGAATCAACATGAACTCGAATCGCTTGCAGTAGTAGACAAGCAAACATCGACTGAGACCGACGGTCGCGATCCGATCCACTATCACTCCGATCGTTGGCAATGGAGGCGATTGGTCGACAACACCACAGACATGGTTTCACCTGACCTATCGACTTCGGGAATGATGGTCGGCGAATTTGAACACCAGAACGGATTCGCGATCGGTTGGGGGATGTTTGACTGGACTCATCCGGCAGCAGTCTCGCTGGTGGGTCATCTTGCTGAACGATCGCAATTGGTTGTCGTCACGGACAACGCCTACTCGCTCGATGATGCCCGTTCAACCTTCCAACGAGCTGGTATCTCCACTGAATCGGTTCGATTTCAAATGAGCGACTGCGAATCACCTTGGTTCCGTGACGATGGACCGATCATTGCGAGAACCAAATCTGGAGATCCGCTCTGGTTTGATTCACGGCTCACACGCGATAAACGCGACGATCGCTTGGTTCTCGATGCTTTACCGCAAGAGATTCGACGCGACTGGCAAACACGTGTTGCTGACGTTCCGATTCATGTCGAAGGCGGCATGATCCTTTCTAACGGGCAAGGGTTGGTTGTCGCTTCGAAAGCCATCTTGGAAAACAATCTCGAATACGGATTCACTCAGCAAGCCATCACCGATCAGCTACGTCGGATGACCGGTGCGAAAGACATCGCGTTTGTTGACTGGATGATCGGCGAGAAGACAAAACATGTCGACATTTTCCTGACCTTTGTCGATGCAAGTACCGTTGTGGTCGGTCAGTACGATGACGCCTCCAATCCGAACGCTGGTTTACTCGACCAAATCGCGAAACAACTCAGTCACTTTTCTGTCGACGAAAAACCGCTTCATGTGGTTCGCATTCCGATGCCGTCGACCTCTGGTCAATGTTTCCCGACATACACCAATGTCGTGTTCGCCAACGGTCTATTGCTTGTTCCTTCCTATCCCGATTTAGCCAAGGAAGAGCAAGACCGAGCGGAGAGCATTTATCGTGCGCTGCTGCCGGACTGGGATGTCGCGTTTGTCGATAGCACACAACTTTGCCCCAATGGCGGTGCGCTACACTGCTTGGTTTCTAACCTCGGAAATGCAAAGTTTACGCCAATGCCAACAGTCAACAATTAA
- a CDS encoding polysaccharide biosynthesis/export family protein — MSKSTTQPIRFASALFVALLALASTGCTAVLVPMTGTPVTRIPKELLGVRRSEFVSVPVVMLARPRPDEYVLDEGDILAVYIRGILPYEDPGSVPTPPPVNFNNGGSSLPPSIGFPIPVQDKGIVNLPLLPPFSVRGMSVQEVRKKIVQAYLDKEIIRESDESAVVSVMQERQNNILVLRANVSGGGSSSGVSARSDESSNGYSIDLPFYKSDVLNALTATGGLPGVNEKNEVTIYRTSRMPYERRNEIIAELMATQKGCGTCITDYFIDSKASLPSDGCFAYSDELVEDQFVTRIPLRMPPGQTPNIKPSDIELEDGDILMVESRETEFYYTGGLLRGGQYLLPRDYDLDVLGALALAGKGIASSQSGGGGGGGGGLGGLSGGLGGPSPSLLYIIRKLPCGRTYNIMVDLQQAMNDSSQNILVQPGDTLILRYKPHEELANFGIGTFFTFGIRELMRD, encoded by the coding sequence ATGTCAAAGTCTACAACACAACCGATTCGCTTCGCGAGCGCTCTCTTTGTCGCTCTACTCGCCCTAGCATCAACGGGATGCACTGCGGTGCTGGTGCCAATGACCGGCACGCCTGTCACACGTATCCCCAAAGAGCTTTTGGGAGTCCGACGCAGCGAGTTTGTATCTGTCCCAGTCGTCATGCTCGCCAGACCTCGTCCCGACGAATATGTTCTTGATGAGGGTGATATCCTTGCGGTTTATATTCGTGGCATCTTGCCCTACGAAGATCCGGGCAGCGTTCCCACACCTCCGCCGGTCAATTTCAACAACGGCGGCAGCAGCCTACCTCCATCGATCGGATTTCCTATTCCGGTTCAGGATAAAGGCATTGTGAACCTTCCTTTGCTTCCTCCGTTCTCTGTACGAGGGATGTCAGTTCAGGAAGTTCGCAAGAAGATTGTCCAAGCGTACTTGGACAAAGAAATCATCCGCGAATCGGATGAGTCTGCGGTCGTCTCCGTCATGCAGGAACGTCAGAACAATATCCTGGTGCTGCGTGCGAATGTCTCCGGCGGTGGATCCAGTAGCGGCGTCAGCGCTAGAAGCGACGAGTCTTCGAATGGCTATTCGATCGACTTGCCCTTTTACAAAAGCGATGTGCTGAACGCGTTGACTGCGACTGGCGGCCTTCCGGGTGTGAACGAAAAAAATGAAGTCACGATCTACCGCACTTCTCGAATGCCTTACGAACGTCGCAACGAGATCATTGCGGAATTGATGGCCACGCAAAAAGGCTGTGGCACTTGCATCACCGACTACTTTATTGATTCGAAAGCTTCACTGCCCTCCGACGGATGCTTCGCGTATTCCGACGAGTTGGTTGAAGACCAGTTCGTCACAAGAATCCCATTGCGGATGCCACCGGGACAAACGCCGAACATTAAACCATCAGATATCGAACTTGAAGACGGCGATATCCTGATGGTCGAATCACGCGAAACGGAATTCTATTACACGGGCGGTTTGCTTCGTGGAGGCCAATACTTACTACCTCGAGACTATGACCTCGACGTGCTTGGTGCTCTCGCGTTGGCGGGCAAAGGAATTGCATCATCGCAAAGCGGTGGCGGTGGCGGTGGCGGTGGCGGACTTGGCGGTCTTTCAGGCGGCCTAGGTGGTCCATCACCTTCGCTGCTGTACATCATTCGGAAATTGCCTTGCGGTCGAACGTACAACATCATGGTTGACCTCCAGCAAGCAATGAATGACTCCAGTCAAAACATTCTGGTCCAACCCGGAGATACTCTGATCCTTCGCTACAAACCTCATGAAGAGCTGGCGAACTTTGGGATCGGAACCTTCTTCACCTTTGGGATTCGCGAACTGATGCGAGACTAA